TTCCCGTAGAAGTTTGCATCGATGTTCCAGCTTTGCAGTAATAGAATTCTCTAGAACCTCCGATGATCCCTGGAACAACATTAGCTCTTTTCCTAGTGCTCTTGAAATAACTGCCAACGAACCTGTCATGTTGCATGGAGTACAGCTTTTTGGCAATGACGGAGGCAGTACACTCAGTTTCATGAGATAAGATGCAAAAACTGGCTCTTCTCTTGTACAACAATCAAGATCATACTTTTCAGAAACAGATGACACATTTACTTATTATGGCTTTGATTTTTTAAGTCTGATCTCCCAGTCTCTCTTGAGACAGACAGAACGTATGAGATTTTATCTCGTATGAAAGGCCCGAGATCTTGCTATGGAGAAAGTGGTAAACCAGACGTCGAGTTTCAAGACACCTGATTTTCATTTAGCAACTCAGAGGTGTCGACGAATGGGACTAATGTGTACAGAGGCCAGCTTCCTGCATTTCTATTCAGTCCAATGTAGTTTTGATCCCTAAGAAAACCTAATTTGCTGATCTCCCAGAGGGTATCAAAGTGTGGATAACCGTTGCCATAAAAAGCCAAACATTTCTTCGTTAACATAAATATTTAAAGTCGACTGTAAACATTTTTCCAGGAACCACACAGTGTCAAACAGAGAATACCGATATCACTTGTAAGGACTTCTGGTAGCTGAAGGAGCCTATTTGGTTATCCATGTATCCAAGAAATTTTAGTCCTGACAAAATCGTCCATACTGTGTGCGTCCACCCCTTCATGTAAGCTGGggaaaaattttgcatttcaagcacccgCGCGTTTCAGCGGTAAATGGTATGGCCACCtggacttttagagagaaaatatataaacaacaaaaaagccgAGTCATTCTTTCCACTAAATTTGTCGTCAATGCCTACATTGACgaggataacagagaaagagctagagcgagagataaaaaacaaaggagaccaatttcgtttGGAAAAGGAACATGAAAATGTTATCTTTTAGCGGTGgtgctctctcctccgcagaggcctatattattgccttttttaaagggatacccagcgggagcctctgcggaggagataGGCGGCggttagaaaatgagaaatgctagcgcccagcaaggtgaaaatgagcggcagtgaaaaataaagtgaacaggaacacatacaACATTTCTTCTCAAGAGCGTGCAGCTAGGAAGTTTTGCGTTCTAGTGGtacaaaacagcaacaaagaaatgtacaaagaagTTTGCTACACGTTCTAAGATTTTTTTGCCAATGAGACCTATTGATATTTTTTggccgttttcgttgccgtcgccgcttAGCACTAACAACTGTTAACCATAAAGGTTATTACCTCATTCACTAGACCCATGGTTACCGTAATATCTTACTCTTTAATTCAAACCGGAGTCGAAAAAGTCCGCCAATATTTGGTAATTCCCAGGCTAAAGTTTCTTAATTCTTCAGATGTTAATTATAAGACTAACACAATTATGATAAATACAAAATGATCCTCTCTccttatggggcttttcagggctaatgaaacaaataagTCAAATGGAAAACAACAagtttaagaatcccaactgctAGGTGGCGATCCAGTTGGCTAtttttgaactcgggactaccaaGGACAAAATCCAGCCGCTAGCGGTCAGGGCTAGAGTTGAACTCGAGGCTTCTGGATAACAAGTCCAGCACtgtaaccactcggccacggtGCCTCCAAGTGTAAACAGCCCTTGATTTGGTAAAGTAAATTGGCTATAgtgtaaaaaatttaaaaaaaactgacctTTGCTACAGCGAAATTCTTGGTTCACTCGTACTTAGAATTGTCACCTTGAGTAATACGAGATTGTACCTCATATTACACTTGCAGTTACGTTTAGCCAGTTCTATAGAATACTTGTCAAGATGGAAAATATTGTAGAGGTTAAAGCCTCCATTAATCTCATAGACaatttaaagaacattttgAAGGCATTTTTGCATTTTGCTCTGTTGAAAACGCAAAGAAAGAATGGTTAGCCTGTGGGTCGTGCAATCCCGCGCAGACTCAGTTACTAGATTGATTCTGAGAGGAAAGAGACGTCGTAactgaattattttaaaaagtttcttAAAGCTACGTGGTAATCAAAATGGCTACCTTTGATGATAACTGGCAGACGAAACGGCCAACTATCAGCGAGAGAACCAAATTTATATTCAATAACGAATTGTTAAGCGATGTTAAGTTCGTAGTCCCTGCGTCGCTGAACGAAAGTGAAAGACGGAAGAGTCAGAAGAGTATTCCAGCCCACAAGTTTGTTCTTGCGATCAGTAGTCCTGTGTTCTTTGCTATGTTCTATGGTGAAATGGCGGAGACTGCAGGCACTGTTCAACTGCCTGACTGTGATTATGAGAGTCTGTTAGAGTTGTTTCGTTACTTGTACAGCGATGATGTGAAGCTAAGCGGAAGTAATGTGATGCAGGTTCTCTACTTGGCGAAAAAATACATGGTACCCTCACTGGCTGATAAATGCACTGAATATCTCCTGAAACATTTAGAAGCGTCGAATGTCTTCTCGATTCTGCCGCAAGCTCAGAAATATGAGGAAAAAGATTTGGAAAATCAGTGCTGGGGAGTAATTGAGAAGCACACCCAGAAAGCTCTAATGTCGGATGAATTTCTCACGCTTGAGCGATCAATCGTTGCGTCTGTCGTGAAAagggaaattttaaaagtaaaagaagTGGATTTGTTCAAAGCTGTGGATCGCTGGGCCACTAAAGAACAAGAAAGGCAAGGGAAGACTCCTAGGAGGAAGGTCAAAAGAGAGATTCTTGGAGAAGAGATTGTGAAAGCGATACGTTTTTCATTGATACCAGAGAAGGAGTTTGCTTCAGTTGTTTTGGATTGTGACATTTTGACTGAAACAGAGATTTGTGACATGATTAAGCACTACAATGAGATAGATTTAAAATCTCCTCTAACATTCATGCATTCCCCTAGATGTCATAGATTCCATCGATGTCATAGATTTGCAATTCTTAGAAGCCCTGGACTGATCTCAGATGATCCCAGGGGCCATAGTGGCGTTCGTCTTAGTGCTCTTAATATAACTGTCAACAAACCTGTCAGGTTACATGGAGTACAGCATTTTGGCCGTGACGGTGGCGAGTACACTGTTTCATTAGAAGTGAAAGATGCAAAAACTGGCATTTCTCTTGCAGAACAATTAGGATCCTACATTTCAGAAAAAGATGACACACATGCTTGCGTGTATTATGGCTTTGATGTTGAGTTCGATAACCCAGTTTGTCTTGAGACAAACAGAACATATGAGATAATATCTCGTGTAAATGGCCCGATATCTTGGTTTGGAGAAATAGGCCAACAAACTGTTGAAATTCAAGAAATCAGATTTTCATTTAGCAATTCAGCTGCTTCCATCTGTGGAACCTCTGTATCTAGAGGCCAGTTTCCCGCCTTTCTTTTCAGTCCATGGTAGTTTTAGTTATTAAGAAACATAATTTGCTCATTTCTCAGAGCGTCTCAAaatatggttaaaacgtataacAGCCAAACATTTTACTCGTTAAACGCAAGGAGAGGACGTCTTTGACCATAAATCATTAAAGAAATAAACCGTATTTTTTCTATGATTCACTCAGCGTAAAACCGTCAAACAGAGAATATCAGTATCCCTTGCGAGGACTTCAAGTGACTTTCCCGCGGCTGAAAGAGCCTATTTCAGCATTTGCCTTCAGTCATCTTAGAAAGCTTTTTAAATGCCTtatcttttgaagtttttgaaaCTTGTGTTTTCTAAGTCAGCTAGGTATTTGATATGTTAAAAAAGTATTATTATATGAAGGAATTGCGATTGAAGTTAAATGACTGTGTGCAAGCAAATGTCGGtagcaattttagcaaaaatgaGTTTAAGGGAGACTGCTTGCAGAATAGAAAAAATCGCAAATGTAGCGTGAATTACAAATTCAACTAGGATTGCAGGCtgtagcaaaaatttgctaggaAATTTCGTTAGCAATTTTAACATGACAAAGTTTAAAACTGCTTGCACAAGTGTATAACAAAAATTGCAAGTATAGTAAGAATTATAACAACAGGGTGTCcagttcctattttttcctataTTTTTAGCCTATTtctattttctcctattttttaacTAAAACCTCCTTAgaatttttcctattttttagcTTGTGAAGCCTataaaatttgtaacaaaattgaaaatggaattATAGTTGTGTGTGTTTTAGAGTGAGCTTTATCATAAAGCAAGTAGTATGTCGACTTTGATGCTCTTATATTAGCAAAAataattgccaacgagcagcctCGCGAAGACGCGAGGTGGCGAGGCGGCAGCCTGAAGAGCCGTGGGTGATTTTTCCAGGGGCAGAAAAAGTCTCGAATCGATGCAACACAGAGTAATGTAAGGCTGACGTAATGTAGGAgagagaatgcattgttttcgagcgaacACGTGATACAGATCAGAGAATCCATGCACGAGCCGTGTGCGTGTTTGTGAGTCCCGTGCTCATCCCGTCTTCAACCAATCGTCGGGTGGATCATTTCCATCCTACGCGATAtctgtcgcatttgcccgctggaattttttattgcatgcCGCTAAGAAAAATAGTAACGCAGCGAAATTTTTTGggtctttgaagcaaaataattcggaAGGCTTCATAGCTCATTGGTGCACCATAAAgtttttagctttaaaaagagaccaaatatAAGTCTCTACGTTGAATATTCGCGGCCTGTAATATGATTTTTCGAGGATTTTATGTTTGATTATAAGTCAAAGACcagtaaattcagttttacgCAAAATGACTTGTGCGCAACTTGGGACAAAAACACGAACTTCGATATCTCGAAAaatttgctttgtaaagccaggatttcaaattcttta
The sequence above is a segment of the Porites lutea chromosome 3, jaPorLute2.1, whole genome shotgun sequence genome. Coding sequences within it:
- the LOC140929556 gene encoding BTB/POZ domain-containing protein 6-B-like, with product MATFDDNWQTKRPTISERTKFIFNNELLSDVKFVVPASLNESERRKSQKSIPAHKFVLAISSPVFFAMFYGEMAETAGTVQLPDCDYESLLELFRYLYSDDVKLSGSNVMQVLYLAKKYMVPSLADKCTEYLLKHLEASNVFSILPQAQKYEEKDLENQCWGVIEKHTQKALMSDEFLTLERSIVASVVKREILKVKEVDLFKAVDRWATKEQERQGKTPRRKVKREILGEEIVKAIRFSLIPEKEFASVVLDCDILTETEICDMIKHYNEIDLKSPLTFMHSPRCHRFHRCHRFAILRSPGLISDDPRGHSGVRLSALNITVNKPVRLHGVQHFGRDGGEYTVSLEVKDAKTGISLAEQLGSYISEKDDTHACVYYGFDVEFDNPVCLETNRTYEIISRVNGPISWFGEIGQQTVEIQEIRFSFSNSAASICGTSVSRGQFPAFLFSPW